A window of Dromiciops gliroides isolate mDroGli1 chromosome X, mDroGli1.pri, whole genome shotgun sequence contains these coding sequences:
- the LOC122733405 gene encoding essential MCU regulator, mitochondrial-like, with translation MSLGVAHWLVAAPRGALGPGQLTWKVGSGLGQGLVPTGSLIATRSGTILPKLAKMSFDLLWAFSIVIPFLYVGMLISQNFAALLEEHDIFVPEDDNDDD, from the coding sequence GGCTGGTGGCAGCCCCGCGCGGGGCTCTCGGGCCTGGGCAGCTTACGTGGAAGGTCGGAAGCGGCCTGGGACAGGGCCTGGTCCCTACGGGGTCGCTCATTGCTACCCGCAGTGGGACCATTTTGCCCAAGCTGGCTAAAATGTCCTTCGACCTTCTCTGGGCCTTTTCCATTGTCATTCCCTTTTTGTACGTGGGGATGCTTATCAGCCAGAATTTTGCTGCCCTCTTGGAAGAGCACGATATTTTTGTCCCAGAGGATGACAACGATGATGATTAG